The DNA window GCCGTACTGTTTTTTGGAGACCGATCCACGGATGAAAGCCCAACATCGCCACGAACTGCAAACCAACCAATTGGCCGTTTGGCTGGAACATTCCGGCCAGCGCCTCAAACCGTATGCGCGCGCTATTGTCGGCGTGCTGGTGGCGGCAGCGATTGTGTTGGCGGTATACACCTATCTCGGCTCGGTGGAGCGGCGCGCAAATGTGGCGGCGTCCGATCAATTCGTTTCCGGATTGGACGCCTTGGAAGGCGGAATGACAGCCGAACTACAGCGCACCATTGACGATTATCGCGGCACGCAACCCGCGACTTTGGCGCAACTGGTGAAGGCCGAAATACTGCTCGACAACGGCGCCAATGCGCTGTATGCCAACAAGCCGGCCGGACGTGAAAACATTTTTAATGCCTCCGATGCCTTTGCCGCCGTCGATCGAGAAACGCACGATCCCATGCTCCGCGCCTGGGCGCTGTACGGTTTGGGAAGAGCCCACGAATCGATGGGCGATTTGGACCGCGCTCGTGACGATTTCCAACAGTTGCTCAAAGAGTATCCGGACAGTTCGCTGGCCGAGGCTGCCCGCACTCACGTAGACCGCCTGAATCAACCGTCCGTCAAAGAGTTTTACGATTGGTTCGCCAAGCAAGAACCCCGTCCCCCCGCGGCCGAGAACGAGCCTGGCGCCCCCGGCGTAAAACCCTCATTCAATTTGGACGAGCCGCAGTCCGTGCCGCAGGGCGATGTCAAACTGCCCAGCGCCTTGTCGGAAAGCCCGTCGGGCGCTCAGCCGGCCCCCGGAACGGAGTCTCCTTCACCAGCGCCTTCCCCTGCGGAAAAATCGCCTCCGGCCGGCGCTTCAAAATGACGAATTTTTAACAGCTCGGTGAGCTAATGCCCGTCATCTTTTGTCATTCGTGCTTCGTCATTCTTTAGACATTCGACATTCGTCATTTTGGGTGGTGGGACAATTTGAAATTCCGACAGCCGCTTTTCCCGACTGACACAGTCGGGCTATGTTCAAATTGGCCCACTACCTCATTTTGCGGGAGCGTCATGTCCGCTGGCACGCCGATCGAGCGCGTTGTGGAGCCGCAGCATTCCGGTTGCAGGCTCGATGTCTTCTTAGCCCGTCAGTTTCCTGAGTTTAGCCGGGCCCAGTTGCGGCGAGCCATCGATGCCGGCTCGGTCGTGTTGAACAACCATCCGGCCAAGGCCGGCCAGCGTCTCAAAGGCGGCGATCACTTGCGCTTCGAATTGCCGGAAATCCCGCGCCCCGGGCCGGTCCCTGAAAATATCCCGCTGGAAATTCTATTCGAAGACGAGCATCTGGCGGCCATCAACAAGCCTCCGGGCATGGTCGTGCATCCGGCCAAGGGGCACTGGTCCGGTACACTAACGGCCGCTTTGGCGTTTCATTTACAGCAGCTCAGCGCGGCCGGCGGTCCAACCCGGCCCGGCATCGTGCACCGGCTGGACCGCGACACGAGCGGCGTGCTGGTCGTGGCCAAAACTGATGCTGCCCACTACGCGCTGGCCGAGCAATTCGCCCGCCGCACGGTGGAAAAAGAGTATTTTACCGTCGTGGTCGGCGCGAGCGACAAAGATCGCGACGTCATCGACATGCCCATCGGCATGCATCCTTACCAGCGGGAAAAAATGGCCATTCGCCGCGATCACGCTTCCAGCCGGCCGGC is part of the Pirellulales bacterium genome and encodes:
- a CDS encoding tetratricopeptide repeat protein, which gives rise to MKAQHRHELQTNQLAVWLEHSGQRLKPYARAIVGVLVAAAIVLAVYTYLGSVERRANVAASDQFVSGLDALEGGMTAELQRTIDDYRGTQPATLAQLVKAEILLDNGANALYANKPAGRENIFNASDAFAAVDRETHDPMLRAWALYGLGRAHESMGDLDRARDDFQQLLKEYPDSSLAEAARTHVDRLNQPSVKEFYDWFAKQEPRPPAAENEPGAPGVKPSFNLDEPQSVPQGDVKLPSALSESPSGAQPAPGTESPSPAPSPAEKSPPAGASK
- a CDS encoding RluA family pseudouridine synthase; protein product: MSAGTPIERVVEPQHSGCRLDVFLARQFPEFSRAQLRRAIDAGSVVLNNHPAKAGQRLKGGDHLRFELPEIPRPGPVPENIPLEILFEDEHLAAINKPPGMVVHPAKGHWSGTLTAALAFHLQQLSAAGGPTRPGIVHRLDRDTSGVLVVAKTDAAHYALAEQFARRTVEKEYFTVVVGASDKDRDVIDMPIGMHPYQREKMAIRRDHASSRPAQTMYEVTERFEGFAVLHLRPKTGRTHQIRVHLASIGCPVLCDKQYGGRSEITRGEIRRQAEDHTVLLARQALHAWRLSLAHPVSGAKLTFEAPLAPDIDRVLDELRTYRRSMKPVR